AAGCCCACAGAAAACTCTTCTTCCGGAAAAAACCAaatcccccccctccctgtgtTCATGCAGGAGCTGGTGAGGAAGGTGAGACACAGCCAGAATGCAAAGATGGTAGCCCAGCCAGCAGCGCCCCGGCCACCACCtcccctgtgcctccccagTGAGACgaggtgggaaggggctgggggggcaggggggggggAAGATCCTCTGCAGGTGAACTTACCTTCCACAGTTGCAGTGACAAACTCGGTCTTCCCCTCTCAGATGCGGTAAGATGTAATTGTGAAATCTGTCCAACAACGCATTCATGTCCATCAAGCAAGCTATTGCCTGTAAGAGCCCACAACCAAGGCATCTGGTCAACTCTGGATGATGGAATAAAACATTGACTCTAGTTTGATTGCCAAAGACTGAAGCagtcataaagaaaataatctttggTGTTTACCGGGGcgcacacacatgcacacacacgcacacacacacacggaggTGCTCAGGCTGAGGGACGGtgcggggggtggggggggagggaaggggaagggaggtggggggggatgatggaggggagggagatAAGCAAAATCTCTTACCATAACGATAGAGGCGCCCAGGATCATGAAAATCATGGTGTTTGCATTCATGGACATCAATAGGGGATGGCCAGCGGTCGGGTCCGTGCGCCCCAAGCCCGCGGAGGGCGAGCGGCGGCCGCGCTATTCCGCAGAGCCGAGCGCGGGGCGCATCGCGCTCGCTGCCCGCACGCTGCGGtgcggcggggggcggcggggcggcggggcgccCCCCGCGCACACACACGCACTCCCCCGTGCCGGGGATGCCTCGGGCTCCCGCGCCCctgcccccttttttttttatttttttatttttctaggaCGAACGtgacaggtaaaaaaaaaatatatatatataaaaataataaaaaaataaataataataataataataaaaaaattggcGCTCCCCCCGTTCGTTGGCCCCCGGCTCCCccccggccgcggccgccgcggcGGGTGCGCGGCTCCGGGAGCGGGCACCCGCCGCCACAAGCACAGCCTTCATGCAGCAACTGGGAAGCGAGGCAGCCAAACCcggggtgcggggggggggaggctggaggaggaggaggcaggctGCAAAAAAATCACCCACTCCGGGGGAGCCTCATTGCATCCTCTCCCCCGACCCTCCCCAAAATCATCCCCGCTCCGGAGCGCTGCGAAAcggaactgaaaataaaatatacccCCAGCCCCCAAAATCAGCGCGCCCACCCGCCCCAAAAATAAGCCCCCGCAAACCCTCCCGGCTCGGGGCTGCGTGTCCCCGCCGCTCGCTCCGTGCCGGCAGCCCCCGGCCCAGCCCCTCCCGGGCGCGGGTGGCTCCGCGCCGCCGGCCGGCCCCGCACGGGGGGAGGGATGCGGGATGCAGGGGAGGGATGCGGGATGCAGCGGGGAGATGCGCCCAGGCAGCGCCggccgccccctccccaccccgggCATTTACCTACGTGGGGAGGCGCTGCTCCGGGAGCGGCTCATGgcgagcggcggcggcagcTCTGCGGGCCGGCCCTGcggggctccccccgccccgcagccgCACGCGGAGCCCCGGCAGCGGCGCTTGGCCGCGTTTCGAGTCCCACACGCCATCCTCACCCCGCCCTTCCTCCGCCCGGGGTCGGCCCCGGCCCCTCTCGCCTCCCGGGGAGGGGGATGCGGGACCGGCCGCATCCCGCGCCGGGGCCCCGCCGGgaccccccgcccgcccgcccgggggTCCGGGCACGGCCCGTGCGGTGGGTGCGAGCCCCGGGCTCCGCCGCGCACACGCCTTCCCTCGGCACCTCCCTCCGCCCGCTGCTGCCCGCACGGAGAGCGGCccttttggggagggggggtcccggccccgcgccccccgccccggggaAAGCGCCCAAAAGGGCACCGGAGGAAGGCTGAgggtgccctgccctgccccgaGCACACTGAGCACAGCCCACCTCCCTGCAGTCGGCCCCTGAGGAAAGCTGGGATGGTGCAGACATAGGAGACCCCTCTCGCTTTTGGGACACGAATATAAAAAACTTTGTCCCGTCTGTCAAGCCCCAGATGGAAGGGCCAAGGAAGAGGTTGTGCTTCGGGTTCTCCACGGCTTTATTTCACCGCGGTGTCGGTCAGTCCAGCTCAAGCCACGTACAGGAGCTTCCggggaaattaaaagaaaataagtggCCAGCCAGTaactttttgcttgtttggttgTTGCTCCTTTTCCTGTGAGCCAGGATGAAGGGAAGCGATTCCGGCCACCACGTGGGAAATGCGTGGTAGCACAGGGCTGGATGGCTGGAGTGTCCTGCAGTGCCTTCACCTCCCCGTCCTCACAGCCCTCCTCAAGGTGAGCTTCACCTTGCTACAGCccaggtatttatttttttaggctTCTCAGGGCTGTCAAAGCAGAGTTTCCTGGTGCTGggttttgcatttttgcatatttgttttcctcctgctcctcaggccACAATCAGCCTTCTTATGTAATGACTTGTGTTATATAAACTCCATTCTTCAAGGAACAGTCATTAACCTACTACTGGGTATTGAAAATACCAAAATACTGTCACACAATTAAAACCACTAAATGGTGTCCTCAAATTAGAGCACAGATTGCATTGCAGatgatttttttgattttttttttttgatttttaatttaaaccacACACATGAAACGTTTGACGAGCCAGGCACTTCATGCCTAGGAAGGCATCTCTTGCCACACCCTGTCCAACTCCTGAGAGTTCTCTCCTCAACAACCCTCTGCCCTCAGCTACTTCCACTTCTTATTGAGCTCAGAAGTGGATTCTACCACTGATTTGCAGAGCTCAGAAGGACTAATGTGGAGAGAATGCAGCTGGTTACTCTGCTGGttgcagaaaacagaagcatttttgaAGTAACAGCCAAATCAAATCacaggagagagcagagaacCTGAAGACAAGTCCCAAGGAATTGCATGGAAGTGAAGTTTTGCCTGGCTACCAGCCCATGTTCCTCGTCTCTGAGCCATCCCCACGAATTAGGCATTTTAAAGCCACCTCTCCTGGCCTTAGGGGAGCTGGGAGAATATCCCagatatttttcccattttctttaaaCCAAAGTTTCTCTTGAAATCTTTTGACACAGAAAACAGCTTCGACCCTGTGTTTAGCCACAGTTTTATACCTATACATACATACTTCGTGTACCTCAAACAAGACTAGGACACCATAAAATTCCTGAACAAACTGAGCTTTTAAAATGAGAGGATTTCAACGCAAATGAAGCGTGTGGAGACAAAGTAACTACATAAATGCATAGATTTTTCAAGTTAAATGAGAAGTAACGTGTCAGAGTATGAACAGCTTTAGCTGAAGAACAAGTTATGctcacagaaagctgaaatactGACTGTGGATCATTCAGAATACTGACTTCTCCTTCCAgatcatccatccatccatccttctgCACACTGGTAAATAAACAGGTGACAAATGACCAGCTCCAAGTGCTGCTTTGCCTTATGAGCAGAATGTTTAGGATGGAAAGAACTGTTCTGCAACATCCTGTACACTCTATTATGGTTTTAGGCTTCTTAGTTAAGAGATGCATTGAAGTTCTAATTATTCCACACTTAGCACTACAGCAGCCAGAATTCTCTGCCAACCACACACACGAGAAGTGCAACCTTTCTGTAATAAAGAGGACTCTGCTGTGAATCTCCATATACACACAAAACTTGGGTTAAAACATCCTGTGTgggtttttcctgccttcctgtgAGATAACAACAAAGAGCTCTGTTTATTACGAACGAAGTTGAAAGCAAAACCATTTTTCAAACACTCCCCAGGTTTCACCTTGCCAAGAGCAGAACTCGGTGCTGGTACCGCATGGGGAAGGAAAACTCTGCTCAAAATGCTCAGCACTGTGCCTGCTTGGAATGCCTTTTTAAAGAGATTCAAAGTAAAGCAGTTCAGTCCTCACAGAACCATCTCCTTCCCTTGGCTGTAAATATCCCCATGGTAACAGAGATGGTATCAGACAGACAAAcgaggaggagcagaggaggccAAGGAAATCCATCAAACACAGAGTCTCCAGGAACAAAATGGGACAGGACAAGCCAATTGGAAAACACACACCCTGCAAACCTTatcacagctgctgctccagctccccagccccTATTTGTTCCCTCCACaacatttttaagtatttttaacagACAGGCAAAACAGCACAGGTAATTCAGGGATATTAAACGCTCCCAGGACCCGAGGATGATGCACTGACCCATTTGGACACTGTCCAGGACACGGATTGAGCTGGCAGAGGTCTAAGTTTTACCACAAAGCAGTTGAAACCACAGCCAACCCCCAAGATCCCAGGAGCAGTGAGGTGTAAGGTTTCTTTGGGAGCCTGACTGAGACTTCGGGATTTGCAGCTGCCAAGAAGTTATTTTCCAACAGGGACTTGCAGTTCTCAGGTGTGGAACCCGAAATGCTGCTCTTTAACACCTGTGTGTTCACAGACAGAGGTTAAGCAGCATCACCTCATGATTTACTGCCACACAGACAAAGCTGTCTGCACAGAGGGGTGACACTGACCTGAGCTGAAAGTACTTGCACCAAACCCCTGCATGTGCAAAACAGTTAACAAGGAAAATGAGGTAATTCCTGCAAGCTGCCAGAGGTTGGTGATGGAATGGGAGAAACCAGGAGCACAAACCCCACTTGATGCTGCTTCACTTTGTTTGTTGTCCTCAGCTACCCCAGAAGAGCCTCGTTTGCTCCAAGTTGTTCACAGGTTCCTTTAACAAAACAACTTTTAAGATCCTCTCTTGCCTGTAAGCAACAATGCTCTCTCTACCAGTCACACTTTGAATGTGCAATAATTTGGTCTCACTTTTATCAGTTTGAGCAGACACTTGCTCTGTTTGTGCACACGTACCCACTTTCTGGATTTTGAGCCATAACAACCACATTTACTGTTGCTGTAAGGGAGGAAAATGCTTCTATTCAAAATtgctttggttaaaaaaaaaaaaccacccaaatttaaattatttctgttgacAGTGGAGTTTGCCATTTCTCCCCACCTTCCTCACACATCGGGCCCTGACTGCTACAGCTACAGCCTCTCAGTTTATTCATCTCACACAGATACTTTGTGTTTTACCTCAAAAAGAACAGACACTTCCTCAGCTGCTACTTTGAAAACAGACAAACTTAgaggtttttcatttttattggaTGCTTCCAACTTTATAGCTAATAATATACAGATACTCAGTTATTTAATTGTTCCATTCATATCCTCAGCCATTCTGTcacattaaatttaaaaaaaaaaaaaaagccaaaaaaaaaaagcacaactgaaataaaataaatttgtaagctggaaaaatacattataaacTTATATTCAAGAAACATTCTCTTTATAATTAAAAACCTACTTGTAATAATTAAAGTAGGATTTAGAAAAGaacttgaatttcatttttaaataggTGGCCTTTGTGTATACTTTTCATCATTTCATATGTACAAGCCCAACCAGTACCTCTGCCTACCTGTGACAGAACACCTGAAacaaaaagacactgaaaaggagtttttaaacaaacaaacaaacaaacaaaaaaagatcaatattcattttccaggaaaatacAGTATAATCAGAAATTTAAACACATGCTTCCCTCATCTGTATTAAGGCCTAAGAGACAGATGTGCTTTAATAAAAGCAGACAGTATGAAGAAAAGTCCTTCCACTTTTCTCTTCAAATTCCTGTAACAGCTCAtctatttcattttccatgtcTTCTGTGTGCTGTatctagaagagaaaaaagactaAGCAACCAGACTCCAAGGATATGATGCTGTTTAGAAAACTCTAAGAATCCCAGGCTTTTGGCTCCCTGGGAAATCTAACCCAGCAGAGGCTGTGCCCAACAGTGCAGCCCTTGGGTGCTTTATTGACATTGCCAGCACTCCCAAATGCACAGATATTCTGCTTTATGTTTATCTGCAGATCCTTCCTTCCCCAACCCACCCAACTGGCACTTCACTAGCACTTTGTTGAGTAGGCAACATCCCTCCCCACCAGCTAAGAACCCTCCAGAATAGCTCCAGGCACACACTGAACAGATGGCTAAAATTTCAAGTCCTTGAACCCTCTTAGGCTTTTTGAATCTGGAAAGGATTTGAGACCAAAATAGACCACACAGgctggagttaaaaaaaagaaagcctgttGCCACCCTGGAATAGGTGAACTCCTCAACCTGGGCAGTGTAAAAGGACACAggtccttcctctgctctcagTTCCGTTGTCTGAGTGCAGCTCATTTCAGTCTTACACCAAGGGCTGGGGCACCAGTGTTTTGTTCcacatcacacacacagccctggggtgcTATGAAACACACCtataaagggattttttttcaagaatacCAGGATTCAGAATGCAACTCTGACGTTTAAATCCCACCTAATTCAAATTGTTTCACTTTGGAAACCACGAACCCGTGGTTAAGTTCATCTATTTGCCCAAGAGCTCTGAAAATAACCAGGAGAATCTGGGAACTTACAATCCTTGACATGGATTTTACTGTCCCCTCTTCTGCAATATGCAGCACCTTTCAGGAGCACTAAGCAAAGCCCTGCCCCCTGTGCAGTCCCAGGCACCCCCAGGCAAGGAGCCCTCTCTACTTACACACTGGCAGAGCTCACAGATAAGGAAAGCACCCAGAGTGGCCTCCTCGTGGTTATCCTGAATGTCCACATTGATCACATGGACTGGCTGACACGTCTCCTGCTCTCTGGAATTTAAAtctatttgaaaacaaaacacacgTAACAGCAAAACTCGGGGTGGAACTGTATCGTGTTTTACACACAAAGTATTaacaaggtttttaaaaatgcacaggCAATGTCACATCAGTCTTTCCCAAACCagtttttagaatatttttttatttaacattgtCTTACACATTGTCCCTTTCATTTCAAAAACGAGAAATGGATTTTGGACACAGAATAATTCAGATTTGTGGAAGGGTCACGCCAGTTTATTTGCCCTGCTCAAGGAAGGTTACTGCTCACTCTAAAGACCACAATCAGGAGTCTCAAAAATCAAGAAGGATGTTGGGCTTCCTCACCTGGAGGGTTTTAATtgctccttttttaaaaaaaaccactgttcATCCAGCACTCTGAATGTGACACTGCAAGGTGAACTCCTACAAGTCACATTAAAAAATTCTAGCTTTAATGTGTCCACTTATTAacagggggtggagggggaaaaaaaccctccatcCTTTTCCTACTAGTGGGCCCTTGTACTATTGCTGTGCCTCTCTAACACCCTTCCTACTTGACATAAAAGTTctctcccatccccatcctgcaCCTTCATTTTGGCAAACCCGTTGAGGCCTCCACGGGTTTCACACCCAGAGCCATTTGGGCTGATTGTGAAGGGCATTATTACCATGAAGGGAGAGAGATGCACAACTGGAAAATCAGCAAGGGGTTGatcttcccctcccttcctcagGATACTCACCTAAAACAGAGGGAAAGCCACTTTCTACATGAGGCATGCTGCACTTGCTGAAGGCTCCCTCAAGTGCCAGAGCTGCCCTCAGAACTCACTCACACATTTCAACCCTTCCCTTAAGCATTCAGAACACTGACCCCTTGCTTTGCAGGAGCCCAAATGtgccctgcactgcctgtgACGTGACCACTGAGGATGGAAAAGCCAAGGCAACAGCCCTCTAAGTTGTGTGTATGATACTAATTGAGCTGGCTGGTCTTTCAGGGTGAAAGGAACCCCTTAAATCCTGTATCCAGCATTTCCAGAGGCAGACAAGGTTTTTCAGCCCAGGAACTGAGTCACTGCTGAGAGCCCAAGGTTTTGGGTGAGTTCACATGGAGCCTGTGCACTGAGATCACGTGGCACCCAACCCCCAGCCCAGATGCTTCTGGCACATCTCACTTTGACTCATTCAAGGCAAAGCCATGCCACGTTTGCACAGTGTTAACAACACTCAGGAGCAGCTTCTCCACCTGTACAAGAGGTATTTAATGTGGATAAACTGCTCAGTAGGTCACAGGAAGCcttctgcagggaagggaagttGCATAAGGAAGAGATCTTAAGCCTCCATCAACCCAGAGTGGAAAAATGCTCATCTCATACAACTTGTTGGGTTTTGAGATCCATGGGCATTTCCAAACCAAACATGTTACCTGAGTTTCTACAGATTTCCTTATGTCAGCCCTTAATATTGCTACACATACACACTCCCTGTAGCTGCCAACATCTTTTAGAAACAAGTGCTCATCCATCCCAGGTCTGGTACACAAAGTCTACATCAATGACTGCAAGCTCTTGTCCCCACTGgtgttccagcagcagcagttggaGGAGACAGAGGTGGTTCCAGATTTGTGGAGGACttcagggaggagggaggggaaaaaagcacccAAAGTTAACTTGGTTTATCAGTTCAAGGTCCTTACCTTCTACTACTTGATCATAGACTCTTTCTTCACACGTTAGGATCAAATCAAAAACATCTTTGCAGTTCTGGAATCTCTCTGGTCGTGGCTTGATTCTCTTATTTCTGTCCAACATGTGTAAAATTCCATTCTGTGTGTATCTGAAGTCGCTTGAGTTAAGTACCTTCACTTTAAGACAAGTCACGTTTTTGAGCAAATGACCAGTACAAGTTAAATTATTACTGtatctttaaaataagattctttctgtttgcaaataTAAAGTTCAAAGACCATTAAAGAGACTCCCAAGATGACAGTGTGACCCCCATCAGGGTAATTCATGCAGAGacctgtcactgtcaccagtGCAATGGCAGGACAGCTTTAGGAGGCCCTCAGAAGAGCTCAGAAGGACAACTTTTCTTGGGCAACTATTTTTGTATCCCTAATGTTTAGAACACACAGCCTGCCCTGTTTGCATAAGCACAATGTCCTACATTCACTCCAGGGGCCTCCCTCTTCAAAGGTAATCCCAGGGTGTCTGTGGTGTCACCTGCACAAAGCCCCACCTGGGCCTTGGGTTTATGCAACTGAACTCCCAAAGAAAGTCAAGGAAATAACAGAAGCACATCCCTTAAAAATATCCCAAGATACATTCCCATTTAGGGAATAAGAAAAACACTGACTTTATGCCTGTCAGAGCCTCATCACCGTGTGAAAGGAATCTGTTATGCTGCCTGGGAGCTATATTTGTGCTGCTACTGTAACCTTGAGGTTTAACAACCTGCATCCCCCTTTCAGGCAGGATTCACCAATCCCACCGTTTCCTGAGCCTTCTGGGACACACAGTTCCACCAGGAGCACTCCAGGGTTGACTGTCACACGAATCTACTCGCCTGAGTAAAACCAAACTCCCTCTGAAGGCCAAGCTTTATGGGCAAATCAGGAATGCCAGGAAAGGTTTGAATGGAGAAAGCCTGGAGGCAGATGCACCTCTTCCTTACTTTGacactgctgtatttttagcCATCTAAGTAGGTATTTTTACATTCAAATAGCAGCCTATAATTTCTTGAGGTAACAggattctgagaaaaaaaaaaatcattagtaGCAGTACGTGAGGGGTCATCTTGGTTTATTTCCTTGTTGAAAAGGTCacataaatgtatttcttttcagagaacAGTCCTAATATTTTTGTAACAAAAGACCAACAACTTTCTGCCTACCTTTTTGCAGTTGCCCTCTGATAGCTCAAGTTCTACTCCCCCTTGGTAGCCAGATGTGCACCATGTGCTCCAAGGTGTTCTTGAACAGTCTTCAAGCAAACAGCCTCCAaagctttcaaatatttcaagtgTTTAAGCTCTGTCAAGAACTGAACCCATCTTTCTACCTATTAGATCTACTTTATGTTGCAAATATACTGGGTTCTTTTGTGTCTGCACCACTGCACTTCAACTACTTCAGATTTCAATTCTGCACCACAAATGGAATGATAAGCTGTTTATCACAAATATATGTCGTCAATTCTCTCTCTCAACCAACTGACTTGGACCAcacttcttttctccaggtcGCTCCCAAGCCTTTTACCACTCTTCTTTCCCGAAAGATTTCTCCTTATATTATTAAAGAATTGTCCTTCATAGCCCAAAGCTTTCTCACAAGCAGCTCCTGCACACCAGCACCCACTGCTTCCTCCCAGCACCCCTGTAAACTCTCCTTGGGTTTGTcatgcttgggaaaaaaaaaaaccaaacaacacttTGATGAAGCCATTTCAGACCTCTGGTTATTTCTAgagcattttgaaaattactgcattttcaaaataccTGTCAACatctggctgtgctgctttgttCTGTTGGAAGGGGAGCCCTTTCTGGGCTCCGTGGTCCTTGTTTCTACATCATGCagttcaaggggaaaaaaaaaaaaaatccacaacatCCCACACACTTTTTTGggttctcttttttccctttctaggATAAAATGTTGCTGGCATCTGTCCCCTA
This genomic window from Chiroxiphia lanceolata isolate bChiLan1 chromosome 22, bChiLan1.pri, whole genome shotgun sequence contains:
- the SSU72 gene encoding RNA polymerase II subunit A C-terminal domain phosphatase SSU72, translating into MPSAPLRVAVVCSSNQNRSMEAHNILSKRGFSVRSFGTGTHVKLPGPAPDKPNVYDFKTTYDQMYNDLLRKDKELYTQNGILHMLDRNKRIKPRPERFQNCKDVFDLILTCEERVYDQVVEDLNSREQETCQPVHVINVDIQDNHEEATLGAFLICELCQCIQHTEDMENEIDELLQEFEEKSGRTFLHTVCFY